The Ziziphus jujuba cultivar Dongzao chromosome 5, ASM3175591v1 genome segment tatttatttttccccttcttttgcatatgtttatttttagaatgtTTTGCATGTGACTCATATGCCAAACATATGTGATATTTTAGTTtgccaaacaaaataaaagaacacaATATTTTCACGAAGTGTCAAATTAATATTGCTAGGATTCAATGATACAGACATAGCAATAAAGCATTACAGTTGCATGATATTCTATGGAGTTAATATATTCATtagagacaaaaaataaaataaaaaacaaacaaaagaaatctTACAATATTAGCTCAGGTTAAAAGCTTAGCATCATACAGCGTTGCAACATGGACCTTCAAAACAATAACGGGCCATATCATAACTTAAATCACAATTTCTAAATCATCAAATATAATGGTTTgattgattttcttttccttagtgattgaaaaaaaaataataataatgccatACCAAAACTCAGGATCACAATTTCTAAATCATCAAAGTGTGATGGTCTGATCGACTTTCTTTCCCTTGgtggtttaaaaaataaattaaaaaaacaaagaagcttGGTTTTATCAAAGGTTAAAAGACGCGGAATATACATGCTTTTCAATCGTTGAGCAAGTACAAGTTGAataaaattcaccaaaaaaagtaCAAGCTGAATAAAAAGAAGTGAAGGTACAGCTCCAATTAGAATGTGCCACATGGCTGAGTCTACAGAGATATATTTCATTATCATTTGGTGGGAAGACTTTTTGGGTTTTACGATGGAAATCgaataaaaaaagatatgttGGTGAGGGAGGAGCATTCTCTAATCCGGGAAACAGTACGCTGATTATCCCAAAACCTCAAACTTAGTAATCAGAATCGTCCTaaactataattattttttatttcccctTTATAACCTTTTTTctgccaaaattaaaaaataataataatattattattattaaagatattaaatAGCCAACGACAGGGTTGAAAACGACATGGGACAGCGACGTTAACGACGTTAAAGAGACGCCATTATATGTGATCAGGCTTTTTGGGAGAAAATCTTGGGTGCATCGGTGGTACCAGCTCAGCTGCTACCACTCCAGGTGAATTAGTGCCACGTGTTTAAAAAATTGCAAGGTTAGCTTGTTATTccaattattgtttatttttattttttaatttttgatatgtaAAACTTCTTACGATGGCTAGTTCTATGGTTTTTCGCCTTTCCATCCCTAACAGCCATAAACTACAGAGCATCTTTTCCGAGCCACATGAAGCTCTTCACATTTTTGGATTTCCATGGAAtaaattctctttttctttgtgaAATCGTTTCCAATCTAGATTTAGGTTAAACGCACTTTAATAAAGTTGGTGTTACAATAACTCTGTTTTTACATTCTTCCATACCCATATAATTTGAATCTGAAATCTTCAACGGTTATTTAACaataaaagctaaaaaattcataaaaaacagtaaaagaaaaaaaaaactattttgaaTTCTGTGAGTCACTAAGCCATCTTTGAACATAAAAgatatcaataaataataacaatctcAAAGAAATACAtgacaaaagggaaaaaattctTTGAGATTTATTGTTAGTAAGAAAATTCCAATAgaaaaaatttgtttgtttcAAGTAGTGCTCTGAAAAAATTCTTTCCCCTTTAAGAAAGATTTTATTTGAAGCTCCAAAAAAGgaagtggggaaaaaaaagcaTGGATTGATAACCAGGCACAAATGCCATGAGTTTGTTTGCTACTTGCTTATGTCACAGCTCAATGGTTGATCTGAGAACCCTTCAATCTCTGGCGTCAATTCCGATGAGTGTTCACCTAACGATGGTCCTCTCTCTCCACTTTTAACGCTTCAATAtcactttttttaataaaaaaaccgGAGATGATTTGGCTTATGATGTGGTTTTTTTTACACATGTAAGCAAATCATTTGGAGTGGTATAAGCTGAGCTGGTACCACCGATGCACCCAAATTTTCTCGCTTTTTGGACACCCGAGTGGGACCCATACGAAATCATCGGGGTGGGGGTCTTGTCAGAGCCATTGAGGGGACGCGACAATGGCCTTCCCGaggtaaaatattattattattcaaataaaGTAAGATACACAGAGAGAAAAAATGAGAGTTAATTCAGAGTACGAAGCGCTGTGGACCCTCACTCACCCTAGCTTTTCTCAGACTCAGatcctctctccctctctttttttctcttatctttTTACCATACggtttttatctctctctctctctctcttacataAAGTTTACTCATCTcaggtccataatttttttttttttttcctttgctgaatttgttttcttgtttgacttttcttttctttaattttgttatttaaaagtaATTAGTGGTAGGAATTTTGATCACTTGCCATTGACAATAAAAAGGAAGATTCATGATTTGCTGATAGATAATTAAAATTGGAGTGGTCCAGACACCCAGCAAATACATGTGCTTGGAGCAAATATAGAAATCTTGTTTTAGattataggttttttttttttcttttaaattataaacttgaatataatttaaaagggtTTGTCGAATTTATTCTCATGCCCTTTGCATGGTTCACTTGTTTGATCAACATTTTCTTCATTCAAAGAAATTGGCTGGACAAATAAAGTTAATCTAATAGTATGCCCATCGTACCATGCATCTCTGTGTATAAACTAAGGGTAGACATGAATTAGGTTGATTTAGTTTTAGAtcaaaatacaatccaatccatatatatcgatttttctaatttacaatctaAATCAAActattaaaacattaaatttaaacaaaaacaaaccatCTATGATCGGTTTGATTTTGATtagttgatcggtttgaaatttactaatttataaatatataatacaaataaaaaattttttaaatataaaatataaataataaattataattatccaaatataaaatacaattaaaataatataacatagtctacaatggaaaataaagaagaaaatgtagcaaatgatacacatcatgcatttattaaatagcaaatatTAATGTCATTATCTCattcctataaaatcaaattaaaattgttagaacaaataatgtaaaataatatattcgtCAAAATttattcactcaagaatcaatgcataattttttttgtttttttttaatcttaaaacgTTGATAAATCATAACTCAATCAACTTTGAGAGgctcactaattttagttgattgtgTAAgttctacaaagatcaaaacaataaaattagtaataaattatatttaaacatttatatatatatacgtaacaattggatacaatatatgtagatatatatatgatggggatgtaaaaaatatatatatatcatggtgATAGTGATGGACTGATGGTGGGTGACAACAAAGGTAAATATTTAGTTTAGGATTACAACTTATaatttgatttgaaattttggatatgaggatgtaaaatatatatatatatatatattaaaaatcaatatataaaaagagaaaaaaattaaaaattaatatataaaaatgaaaaaaaaaatactaaaattaatatataaaaattaaaaaataaaaatatatatttttttagttatataatatattatttggattggattggatttatatttccaatccatacaatttataatattttgaatccaatccaatccaattaatataaaaatccaattaaaaccattaaaaattaattggatttgATGGATTTGATTGAATTTTATCCATCCCTTGTACAAACcgttcataaaatatttttttgagtttttactCAGCCATCTGGTCTATATGATCGCATAGTAGTTATTTTGCCCGCAATGCTTTACTTATCAGCAAAAGAGGACTATAAATCTTCGATCAATGCGCGcactctcacacacacacacacacatatgacAAGCTTTTTTTCTATTCCTGATTATACAATGATCTTTAAAGTTTGTAGAGTATATATAATGGGATCGAGACCATGCATGCACTTTAatgtattgtttttatattgctatacatacgtttttttttttttttttttttttggtaaattgaaCTGCTAGTATATACATTGTCATGTTTAGAATGCCACTTGCATTAGCCACGTGCTTTTGTTGAACTtctaatgtatatattttttttaatggtttagtTACTGTTTTATTATATGATCAAGTTGACATGCATGTTCATGTCAAAAGACGGtatgcttaattaattattacatagaCATAAAATAAGCCATTTCGATTTCgtactctttatttatttattttttatattttgaaaagttaAGTAAACATGTAATTCGTGtcaattaattatatgtttGTTTTCACTCACCATTAAGTCGTTGACAAAGCCTTGCATTattgaatttcaaaatgtaGATGATGTTTAAAGCAAGCCAAAagacaaccaaaaaaacaaaaaaagagaaaaaggtaaAAGCATAGAATGCAAACAAAGCAACCACCACCATGTCTATtaattggggggaaaaaaaaaaggttattaaaatctgatatatatatatatatatattttattttgttataaaaatgtaaattgttGGGTGTtaaggagaaaaataaaaaaggtcgtCGTGACCTAGTCGGCTAAACTACCAGTTACAACGTACTTGGCTTAGCTCCTCCTTTGCTAGGAATCTAGACTGGTCCGGTTCTAGTACACAACGTCGACGTTGACGTTGAAATCCCGATGGCAATCGCAATCCCCGAATCAAAGATAATCCAACTTTGGCATGTTTTGCAGCATAAATCCTTCTGTAtttcttgataataataataataatcataaataaatcctttcatttttaaatacttGCTTCTAATTAATTCATTCGgagataattataaaaaaaaaaaagaagaaagaaactcCTATCGAGATGCTCGATACATCTGAtgcttataattaaaatttttaaaaattactttgAATTTGCTTACTTACTTCGTAAATGtatgtaaaaattattcaataaaaataacgaaaaatttgaaatagaaTTACATGTTCTTAGGAAACCCCACCatcattgaattttgaaatcctcaaaattatgattttcATTTTGGACGAAAAAATCTGGGCTCCTTGGAtgatatattcaaaaataatttttaaaaatcaatagaaaaaataaaaatgataaatttaattttgtatttttttaaatttaatatatttctaatAAGGTTgtgaattgtaaaaataaacttatcatgtaaaaaatatgaataatatttaaaaaatattactctttaatattaatatttaaaatgaatttcaaAGTAATATAACTAAAACATTCTCATGCTTggtatattctaaaaatttctacaaagtacaatttaatagaaaaatatttttttaaaaatatataattaattaatagttataaataatttatatattaataaatacttttatttttgaatgtaCATTTATGTCTCatcaatttaaagaatattaatttatatactaAATAGAGACCGATTCGTATCCAtaattaaaattacttttaaaaatctatgtgataatatataagttatatgaaaatgaaaatgataaatttatatcccataaatataattatgatatatatatatctatacaaataaaaaaaaatatttttaaaaattataatcattACTTTATTTGTATCTAATATATGTTAAATGAATTAGTCTTCCATCATCATGACGTATTGAAAGTGATTATATCTTAAATATGGTATATGAATATGTACAAAAatacttttatatttaaaataataaatattatcgatatttttttcatacatatatttccaaaaaatttaaaatttttctaaattcGCCCATATTATAAAtcatgttttcaatttttatgaaatcttAATTTAAGTTCATCTAATTTCACTTTTATTGCGAAACATTAAACCATAATATTGTCCTACACGAACGATTCCATAGTTTAAATTTGCCGCCTCCTTCCCCcccttccctttttcttttaacatgttTTAACGTAAACGAAGAAGTTGAAAAGGTTGTTGATTCTGTTAGTTTTTAActgatatttataattataatttgattttcatttgatattagaaattaacaaaactaataatatattcataaaaaaggctaataatatgtataatagaaaaagattgtgataaaaaaataatcgcACAaagtttacttatttatttttattggttgaatGTACAAAGTTGAAATTTGGTTGGGAAAGAACTTGAGAATGGAATAGCCATGCAAATAAATAGcgatacaaaataataaatacgaAATGATGAGTGCATATTgtgaaataacaaaaaaaaactagaaaataaaaattaagaaaggaTTACAGGCAATCTTAATCCCATTGCCAGATATGGATAGAAAGAGAAAGCAAGAAATTGCCTCTGTCAGCTCCAAAAAGATTACTACCACAACATACATTAAccactctcttctctctctttctctgcaaACAATCTCACAGCCAAACCGAAGAGAAAGCGACCCATTATTGACAATGGCATAGCGTAcagtaagagagagaaaattcaacAAATGTAAAGAGAGAGATAAGAAAGATTAGAAAGAGCTGTAAGGTTGCAGGTTTTATGGCAGAACTCTGGCAGATGGTTTTTTAACTTTATCCATGAAATAATTCTCTCttgttctctctctttctctttctctttctctctctaactaTCTGCCTCTTCTTACACTTTTATGTAGAAGGACTCCTATTGCCAGTAGCGATGTGATTGAACAAGCTAAGTTGAGCTCCTCCTTTAGACGTATCTTCATCAcaggaaaaaaagaaacccagcaacagaaaaagaaaaaaaaaggaagaaaaccaGTAGCCTTGTTTTTTCCCGAGCATTTCAATGTCGGCGAGTCCAAGAATTGGACGGTTGTTTcacttcctcttcttctttgttgGGCTTCCGAGGATGTATAGACTCGCTGTGTTTTAAAGTGGGTACTGAACCATTCGCCATCATTTTGTTACGGTACTTGGAAGAGATTTGCTTTGGTCTTTTTTTATTCGAAAGGATTAAACGGCGTCGGTAATGAGGACTCAGAGAGGTGTTTTGATGTAGAGTAAGGTTCACTGGGAGGGCAGTTATGGCATTTCGGATTGAGTTCGTTCTTCTTGCTTTTCTCGTGGTTTTGAGTTTAGGTTCTGCGGCTACGGAAGACGGTGAGTCGTTATTTGTACTGAGGCTATTGCTCTGTTTGGATTCCGAGAGAATGCacgaaagagaagaagaaaatgaggaTAGAAAATCTAACCCAGAGAACTTAATGACCTGTACTTACATGCTATAGATTGTTggcatctttttgttttttttttttttttgtttttggttcatGTTGGGTGAACCAGGACATCATGAAATGTAGAGTTACGAgtttagattttctttttatttcttctgcCTTTTTCTTGGCGTACAAACTAGGCTGTCCAAACTAGGCTCAAACAATTGTTTTTAATCGGAAAATTCATCGTAAGTTATCAATCATTGACGTTCAACAATTTTTAGACAACGCGTTTCTTACTCCATccattataatattttactttccCACTCAATGCGGACATTTAAGTTTCCTTGTCTGAAGGGTTTTAGTGTCAActaatttatttctttgtaTGTGTGTCTCGCGCTGATCCTGAGAGATTTGGTTGTGTAATGAAGGAGCAACACTGTTGGAGATAAAGAAGTCGTTTAGGGATGTGGACAATGTTCTTTATGACTGGACTGACTCTCCATCGTCGGATTATTGTGTGTGGAGAGGAGTCACCTGTGACAATGTCTCCTTCAGTGTCGTTGCTCTGTAagtccttttctttttattttatttgcccAATTTGACTTATTGTGttttaattgttgaatttgatgttattttatttatttattttttttcttattgtttgTCTTTGCATATTTGCAGCAATCTTTCAGGTCTAAATCTTGATGGCGAAATTTCACCTGCGATTGGAAATCTCAAGGACCTTCAGTCTATGTAGGGTTTCTCGACTTAATTAcctttatttggattttttattgtcttaaATCGTTGTCGAGGATTGAGAGAATGTGGTAAAATTAAAGATATATGTTGTGGAGAGGTtatacacctttttttttttttttttttggctgttaTTCTTTGTAAACTCAAATGTTGTTTCTGAACTTTGAGTTGTGCTATATATTGAATTGAACATTGGTTATGACTGATTCATTGTTTCTTCTCTATGATCAGCGACTTGAGGGGAAATCATCTGTCAGGTCAGATCCCAGATGAGATTGGTGATTGTACATCTTTGAAAAGCCTGTAAGTTGTCTGTGTAAATGAATATAGTTGCTTTGAGTGCATGATCTTGCTCTCTTTGCAGTGTGGTTGTTGCTGGATATAATGTCTTTCTGCAAATATTTTCTGATTTGAACTAATGATTTCATGGTTGCTTGTAGGGACTTGTCATTTAATGAGATATATGGAGACATACCATTTTCAATCTCAAAGTTGAAAGAATTGGAATATCTGTAAGTTTCCAAAAAAGCTTATCTTGGTTTGCATTGGTGTTTTAGTTGTCGATCTTTCTTTTACAGATGatgaattgtttttgttttttccattgGGCTATCAGAATTTTGAAGAATAATCATTTGATTGGACCGATTCCTTCAACCCTGTCCCAGATTCCTAACCTGAAGATTTTGTAagtcattttttcattttattcgtACTCTTTTAAATGCTTATATAGAAGGCTCCCTGGACTGATAGCGGACACATTCTGGATAATGTGTTTAGAGACCTGGCGCAGAATAATCTCAGTGGGGAAATACCGAGGCTTATATACTGGAATGAAGTTTTGCAGTATCTGTGAGTGTACCAATTGTCACATTAAAGATTCTTGTGGTGATCTCATCTTCAacctaaaatttaaatattttgttgtcTTTTCGTTTGTAGTGGTTTACGGGGGAACAATTTAGGGGGAACACTATCCCCAGATATGTGCCAGCTCACTGGGTTATGGTATTTGTAAGTTAGCATTACCCTCACCACTTAGAGCCAAAAATATGTTCGATATTTCCAGCATAGAGGATCCCATCTAACATATTTTCCTAAACCTGTTTCAGTGATGTAAGAAACAACAGTTTGACTGGTAGCATTCCTCAAAGTATAGGGAACTGCACCTCCTTCCAGGTCTTGTACGTATCTCATCTGACTTCTAAGATCAACTCTGTAGAAATTCTTCATTGGTTTAATTAAAAAGGGCTTCATCTCTCTTGATATGGCAGGGATTTGTCCTATAACCAGCTAACAGGGGAGATTCCATTTAATATTGGGTTCCTGCAAATTGCCACATTGTATGTGCTTTATAACTTCTGTGATACACttggtttttgttgtataatgtCATTGCTTCCGTCTGATTTAAGAATCAAACTTATATTTGTTCGTGCTAGATCATTGCAAGGTAATCAACTTTCTGGGCATATTCCTTCCGTCATTGGCTTGATGCAGGCACTTGCTGTACTGTAAGTGCTGTAACCCTACTTCCGTCTTTTGTGAAGCTTTTACAGTTAACTTTGCCTTGTCTTTAGATGTTTCTTGTTTGCCATATGTATGTCTCATTTCCAATTTTTGTGCAATCCAGAGATTTGAGCTGCAACATGTTAACTGGGCCAATCCCTTCTATTCTGGGAAATTTGACATATACAGAGAAACTGTAAGTACGTGATTGGCATTCATGCTATGTTTTAATTGTCTCTAATCTTGTGTTCTAGAGTATTCAAGATAAACTATGCTAGACGGAGATTTATAATGATGATATGTCAGTTTATTTTTACCTATACATATCAATCCATGACATCGCAAaccaattttttctttaatgatgCGGATGAAACATTATGGACAAATGCTTTTGATAAgtagacaaataaataattcactTAAAAGATTTACGCTTCGCGTGTACATCCTGACTCCAATATCATAAATTTATAGGTATTTGCATGGCAACAAGCTGAGTGGACCAATTCCCCCGGAGCTTGGAAACATGACAAAGCTTCATTATTTGTATGCAAACTATCCCACTTTCCTTTAATCTATTGAAGTTTGATTTCTTATTTAACTGCATCTGGCCAtttcgatatttttattttgtccaaCCGTTGAGCATGAATCCCTTTTGTTAGACAAGATATGAATTATTATCTCCAATCCTTTCATGATATCTTAATGTGGCAGATGGCTGATATATAGAGGGCCAGTTTCTGTTCAGCCATCATACATGTTGAGGCATTTCATTTACTCTTTGATTATTACTGCCTTTGCAGGGAATTGAATGATAACCATCTTACAGGGCATATTCCACCTGAGCTTGGGAAGCTTACTGATTTATTTGATCTGTAGGTTATTTTATAGTGGATTTTAGTTTCAGTGGTTTCTGATTTCTTAAATACAAGTTACTGACCCAAAATTTGTGCAGTAATGTTGCCAACAACAATCTTGAGGGCCCTATCCCTAATAATATTAGTTCATGTACAAATCTTAACAGTCTGTAAGCACTTAAACTTTAACTTTATGCTTTTTTATAATCTTCTTTTCTCCTAGTTTAATGTGGTTATTTATGATGTTAGCAATGTGCATGGGAACAAGCTGAATGGAACCATCTTAACTTCTTTCCAGAGGCTGGAGAGTATGACTTATTTGTAAGGACAATGCAGATCATTTTAAATTATCTTGCATGATCTTTCTCCAGTGCCATCTCTGTCTGGTTCCATCGATCTGTTCGTAAAACATTTTCATGCACACATTCATGTCATGGCTTCTATTATGTATTTCATTCTGTACTTGTTACAATGATTCTTGTAGCCATCATTATAACTATTGCTCATTCTCAGGAATCTTTCTTCCAACAATCTTCGTGGCCCAATACCAATTGAGCTATCACGGATTGGTAATTTGGATACTTTGTAAGTATTACGTCCTTTAgttatttctttttgtatattacTTTCTTGTATTGACATATAATATTCTCAGGGATATTTCAAATAACAAAATCAATGGCTCAATTCCATCATCCCTTGGTGATTTGGAACATCTTCTGAGGCTGTGAGTTCCACTACTAGTTGATTGATTTGTTCTATCATTGCTTTCTTTTGTTGACAATTTCTTCTAAGTGGGACAGGAATTTGAGCAATAATCACCTAAGCGGATTTATCCCAGCAGAATTTGGTAATTTAAGAAGCGTGATGGAAATGTGAGCAACTGCTGCTTCTTTGTATAACCTTGCTATGGATTGTCTGTTCTATTAATACCATTTAGCTGCTTCTTTCTAATTTCTTATTCATCTGTTGCATTATAGTGATCTTTCAAACAATCATCTTGTGGGTTTGATTCCTCAAGAGCTTAGTCAGCTTCAAAACTTGTTCACATTGTAAGTTATTATGCTCCCCGTTTTGATGGTTTGTTCATTGGATGGAAAAATATAAGTGGTTATGTTTATGATGAGCTAAGCACTTAACCTTCTTCAAGAGCTTAGTCAGCTTCTAAATCTTTGCTACAAAATATTTCAGGAGACTAGAACACAACAATTTATCAGGGGATGTGATGTCACTTATCAACTGCCTCAGCCTTTCTGTACTGTGAGTTCTCTTTTAACGaaaaattatgttttgtttATAGTGTAACTTACCACAAATATAAGATGCTTGATGATTAATGATCAAATTTTTGCAGAAATGTATCTTATAACGATCTGGTTGGCAATATTCCCACAAGCAATAACTTTTCAAGGTTTACACCCGACAGGTTAGAGAATTTTaccatattttgaaaatttataactaATTTGTGTTGTACTCATTTGTCAGCGTGTTGATTTAAAGTTTTGCTGCCTATGCTTGTAAAATTGTTGTGTTGTATACTCTTGACTGACATAAGCTCTTTGTGAAGCTTTATTGGAAACCCTCATCTTTGTGGCTACTGGCTTACTTCTCCATG includes the following:
- the LOC107420054 gene encoding LRR receptor-like serine/threonine-protein kinase ERECTA, with translation MAFRIEFVLLAFLVVLSLGSAATEDGATLLEIKKSFRDVDNVLYDWTDSPSSDYCVWRGVTCDNVSFSVVALNLSGLNLDGEISPAIGNLKDLQSIDLRGNHLSGQIPDEIGDCTSLKSLDLSFNEIYGDIPFSISKLKELEYLILKNNHLIGPIPSTLSQIPNLKILDLAQNNLSGEIPRLIYWNEVLQYLGLRGNNLGGTLSPDMCQLTGLWYFDVRNNSLTGSIPQSIGNCTSFQVLDLSYNQLTGEIPFNIGFLQIATLSLQGNQLSGHIPSVIGLMQALAVLDLSCNMLTGPIPSILGNLTYTEKLYLHGNKLSGPIPPELGNMTKLHYLELNDNHLTGHIPPELGKLTDLFDLNVANNNLEGPIPNNISSCTNLNSLNVHGNKLNGTILTSFQRLESMTYLNLSSNNLRGPIPIELSRIGNLDTLDISNNKINGSIPSSLGDLEHLLRLNLSNNHLSGFIPAEFGNLRSVMEIDLSNNHLVGLIPQELSQLQNLFTLRLEHNNLSGDVMSLINCLSLSVLNVSYNDLVGNIPTSNNFSRFTPDSFIGNPHLCGYWLTSPCPQFHATERVTISKAAILGIALGALVILLMILVAACRPHNPITYTDGSLDKPVSYSTPKLVILNMNMALHVYEDIMRMTENLSEKYIIGYGSSSTVYKCVLKNCKPVAIKRLYSHYPQCLKEFETELETVGSIKHRNLVCLQGYSLSPSGNLLFYDYMENGSLYDFLHGPSAKKKKLDWDTRLQIALGSAQGLAYLHHDCSPRIIHRDVKSSNILLDKDFEAHLTDFGIAKILCTSKSYTSTHIMGTIGYIDPEYARTSRLTEKSDVYSYGIVLLELLTGRKAVDNESNLHHLILSKTENNGVMETVDPDITATCKDLGAVKKVFQLALLCTKRQPSDRPTMHEVARVLGSLVLSTTSPPKQSITPTLPSPLPSAKVPCYMDEYANLKTPHMVNCPSMSTSDAQLFLKFGEVISQNSVSEEACGN